A segment of the Cutaneotrichosporon cavernicola HIS019 DNA, chromosome: 6 genome:
ACCTCCGTCCCCATATTagccttctcctcgatTGTCTCGGCCGTCTCGGTCACCTCTGGAGGtgagggaggtgagggaGCCGCTGGAGCAGGCTCAACCACGTCCGTCTCCATCGCCTTATCCGCCTTCtccccgacctcgaccttgtcgacggGCGCGGCCggctcggccatctcgacaGACGCCGTGACCGGCTGCGCGGCAGGCTCATTGACCTTATCCtccacaacctcgaccttctccaCAGCCTCGAACGccttctcctgctcctcctcgaccttctcctcaGCCGGtgcctcgaccttctccgTCACTGCCTCCCCCTCTGTGACCTCGGtcgccttgacctcggtcTCGGGCTCAGGCTCTGCCGGCGCCGCCTCTACGACGGGAGTCACGGCCATGGCCTCGGCCGGCgcaacctcgacgacagGCGGTGTggcctcggcttcggcaGTTGGTGTTTCCGCCTTCGCTTCGACGGCCTCCGCGGGAGTTGCGGCCGCTGGGGTctccgccttggcctcaaCGGCCTCCGCGGGCGTCtcaaccttggcctcgaccgccGCTACGGGTGCCTCGAGTGTTGTCTCGACTACTGCTGCCGGCGTCTCCGCAGCTTCAGCAACAGGTGTTGTCGCTTTGGCCTCAGCCGCTGGCGTCGCTGCCACGGGCGTGTCAGCTTTGGCCTCGACCACCACCGCAGACTCAGACTCCCCAGACCCCTCCAcgggcgccgccgccttgtcctccactggcgcggcgggtATGGGCAGCTCATCCAACATGGGCGTGACGGCCGCCGGCTCAGCCTGAACCCCCTCTCCTGGCGTGGCCTCCTTTGGGTCGTCCGGGAGCTCCGTGATCGTCGCCTCCGGCATATcggccgccggcgcggccgGCACCGGCCCAGACACATCAAccatgacgacgtcgatcacaacctcctccacgcGTATttcctcaccctccttcGGCTTGGGTGTGTCCTTGTTCTCTGCAGGCGTGGCAGCCACCTTCTCGGGTGCTGGCGTCTCGGTCAGGGGCGCAGGCGTGACGCCAGCCGTGGGAGCTTCGGtgtgctcctcgtccgagtccgtCTCGGGttccatctcctcgtcgtcgaatGGGGAGGCTGCCATCTTCTATCAGCTGGGTAGGACGGGGTCTTACCTCGTCAACCCGCTGCCACTTGCATACTTTGTACGTGCTTCCTTCGGGTAAGCCAGCGGGCTGGACCCATCCGCGTCGCCACTGCTTGACACTGGCATCAGAGGAGATCGGGATGGAGAGAAGGGAGTGAAAGAGAGAGGCACACGTACGGCGCGAGTAACTGTCGCTGGTAGGCctcggaggaggcggaggttgTGAACCGTCCTTGGACGCGGCGGACACCTGGGGTCAGAGTAAATCCGCGGGGCTTGGACGACGTACCGTGTGACATTgttggtggaggaaggtggatgGAGGTGATGAATGGAGTCTTGTCAACACACGGTGGTGACAATTGGGTCGCGTGTTTCGGAGATTGGGGCGAGTCCGTAATTCATCCAGCGAGCCAAACAGTGAAGATAGACAAAGCGTTGAAGCAACaagttgggtggcgaaCCAAGCCAAACACTAGGGAGGGATGAAGATGCACTCGTTTCATCTCGGACTTGACTCGCATCGCACATCTCACAACGTGCATGATCGTATTTCTGATCCAACCCCAACTTGGGCATCGCTCTGTGTTAGGCCGTACAAAATGTTACTGGAAGCGGATTCAAcgccccctccccttcccaATGGCGCGAGCTTCTCAACGGATGCCACCTCGTCTCCCTCTTCAACACCATCCATATCGTTATCGCTGTTCAGTTGCATGGATGAATTGGGAGTCGAAGAGAGGCTGCTTATCACTGGAGCAATGACGTGGCGTTTGTATGGAGCTGCGTCTGACACGGCGCTTGCCGAATGCGGCAGTTTGCTGGTTTGCGGAGGTATTTTTCATCACCCAAGGCCTGGGATCTAGATGAGAGAGGTATTGGATAGGGGGCAAGAAGGTGGCGGCCGATTCCCCCGCCCAGAgccgccacgccgccaCATTCATCCCACACTGTACCCAGCCGCAAGCTTCTGTCTCACCCTACAaccacccaccccccccccccccaccaccaccaccgttGAATCCTCGCAAGCTCAACAGAGGAGCCACAATCCACAATCCCACAATCAACACCTCTCATCCGCATCCTCATCTAcatccttcctcttcaccTTTCCCATCCTTCAATTCTTCGACTCGAACTGCTTGgcgcccaaccccacacTTCTCCTGGCGCCCTCTCGCGCTAATCGGCGTTCGCCTCTCCGCCACTTAGTGGAAGAGCCACCAAGGGCGACCTCCCACACCATCAACCAAGCCCAGCCTTCCTTCACAGTCTTCATCCGTCTTCCTCActccccccttccccccacTTTCTCCCACGCATCCCACGCATCATGTCTCGGCTTCCCTCATCTCGCCAGGACCCCAAGGTCAGCTCGCCAAACTCCGTCCCGGCAGAGCACCAGCACTCGAACGGCgcatcctcttcctcaacaCCTGTCCCACCACAATCCCTCGCAGCATCGCGCGACGTGTACCACCGCCCCTACATCCCGGGCGAGCCAACCACCATCACTGAGACTATCGCCTCTGCGCCAAACCCTCACAACGCCGACTTCTCACCTCTGCCATTTACCCAGGACGAGACGATGGACCCGTTGGCACTCGAcgctgcggccgaggaagagccTGGATCACCGACCGCGCGCCTGCTCCGCGCAATTGCTCCGCCGAATGCAACAcagcccaaccccaactGGCCTTCAGTGAGTTGTGATCCAGTGTGGCACTGTGGCACCTGctgacctccaccagccGCCTCCCAACGCAAGTGTCAACCTTTTCATCGGCCGCGCGCTTCTGTCCAACGGCAATGACAACTGGCCTCTGGTGAGACACCTTGCCTCCAATTCCTATTGTCACTGCTAACACGGAGAAACCCAACGACATTGTCAACTGGATCCGCAAGCACTACCCCGACGAGTGGGACGGTGACGAAGGGCGATGCTCAGCGCACCGCGTCCGCACCTACCTCGCACGCAAAGGCGCCGACATGTACTACGAGAAGCTCAACCAGGGCTGCATCGCAGGCTGGCGCATCCGTCAAAACCACCTGTGGCGTTTCGAGAACGGCGGTTTCCAGGGCCGTGGCATGAAACAGGAGGAGGCTATACTCAACGCGCAGAAGGAGAACGAGATggtcgcgacggcggcacacaaggcggctgctgcggcggctCTGGCACAGGGCCATCCGGGGATCAGGGtgtccatgtcgtcgaACAACCCAGGCGAGGGACCGCCTGCCAAGCGCCAGCGCAAGATGAACGGACAAGCTCGCAGGAAGAacctcaagaaggccgaAGAGTACGACTACGGCTACGGGTTCCAGACATCAGCACcggccatctcggccaACGACATTCCGCTCGCAGGGCCAAGTCACTCGCAGCCCGTCCACCAgtcgctcgaggcggcggcagccgccgcagtggctgctgctgcaaacgccgaggccgctgGCACGCCGATGGGCAGTGCAAACGAGACGccagcgtcggcgacgcAGGGCGACGGCAGCCTCGATGCCAGCATGGTGCACCACGCTATGGCCAACTCGGCGCagatggacgagctcgagatggGCATGCAGCTACCAATTGAGATGCAGATGCACTCTGAGAcgcacgacgacgaagaccAACGATACGACTACGGACAGGCCTACTACGCTGGGCAGGGGCAAGTGTATGGAGGCCAGTAACACGCGAGCAGAACGGGCACAAGCACAGCACAGCACAGCATAGCGAGAGAGCAGTCGCACGAGCAACGCGGACTCACGCCGCGGATCCGGTACGGTAGACTTGTAGACCGTGGGTATTGGCAGCGAGAGATTGGTCATAGCAGAGCCATGTATCAGCATGTAGAGGTCTCGAGTGAGCAGCAGCCCGAGTTGCTCCTCTCCTGAGTCTTCATGCGCGAGATCAACAACAACCACGCCAGATTAACAGATCAACAGATCCGATATCTATGCATCTATGCTACTACCAGAGCTTCCACCACGACCGCCCGTGCTGtgccttgacctcctccaTCAACTTGGCTTCCGGCGCCTGTGTCGGTGGTGGCGCCACTCGTGCAGAACCTGCGGTGAGGGCAGGTTGGGAGGCCTGTGTGGGCGTGACGGTtgcgtcctcgagccccAACATCCCCCGCTCGCTCTTTGAGAGGGTGAACATCTCGGCCGTGTATTTGTGGAACATGCGGCGgatctggtgtgagcgtgGGAGTGCGAGGGAAGCGAGGctgggggggggggggaaaTGAATGGGGAGGGACTTGGGTTGGGGTTCAAGAACGGTAAGAGCGACACACTACTGGCCCGACGATATGTGCGCGGCCCTCACCAtacctcgccctcgcgccTGACACTCACTGGACTAAAGACATGTTCGTGCGGCCCATAGTCGGCAAATAGGATCATGTACCCGCACGCAACTGGTGTTAGCTATGATCTGATCGTCGTTCGCCAATCCCGTAATCAGAACCACAACTTGATCAagatcgagcgcgacgaggccgagtaGCAAAAATGGACACGCGAGTGCGATGCGGTAGAGTCCATCTGGTGCGactcgcccgcctccaAGCCTCAAGGCCTCCGACAGCCTaacaccttcctctcccaccctcccaccctcccaccctcctgctcttcactcttcatccttcctctcctcttccatTCAACTgcctctctctctctcattctcccctttcccctccatctccaccgtcttcctcccttcctgTTACCCGCACCACATTTCCGTCATGCTACCGCCCTCACTCCATCCCTCCAGAAACCATCCGGGGCTCTCCCCCTCGCGCCCCGCGTCTGGGCCCACTCGCCACGCCCACTCACATCCACCAACGATCCAACTTCCGATCCCCAAAGCCCGCGCCGTACGCGGCATAATAGGCTGAGTCGCCTCGGGCAACTTTGCGAAATATCGTTCTGCTTCCGCAGCGCtcgctccagctcgaggaccgAGGCCCGCATGTTCGCTGGGGCCGGTGTATGCGCGTTCCGGACTGCGCTTGAAtgtcgcggcggagggTCCTGGAGTTGAGGCGGGGGTGGGGGCAGGTGGCTGGCTCATGGTTGCAAGGTGTATGATGGCAAGAGACAAGAATGGAATCTTCAACttggtggagggtggaggtcgaAAAGTGAGTCCGCCCCACTCTATTCCCCGCTGCTGAAGGCTTGGCACTGCTCCTCACTGACTTAGCTGGCTTGTTTGCACACTCTCTGTGCGCACTCGCTCACTTGCACGGATACATCCCCAAAACCAAGAACTCATCTACCGACATGTTTCGGACGTCGTAATTGCCGCGACGACTATCGCGACGACACTACTGTACAACTTTCGCGACTCTATCCACACTGGTCATCAGATGGCCCGCTTTGCAATTATGGCCGGTTCGTCTCTGGGCTTCGTCTAGTGTCCGCGCTTCTGCAGCACTATCACTTCCTTTCGCCTACTGCTCCGCATACAGGAGCAACCTCTGGTCCTCGACTGCCATCCACTCAGCCATatcgaggtcgtcgcggaTCGGCTGGGTCGGTCCCtgcgcgcccgccgcggcgctccCGCTCGTCCCGCCGACCTTGTATGAAAGGACGTTGACGTCGGGCCCCAGTCGCGCGCGCACCTTCTCCAGCAACTCGATGTACGTGACCTGCGGGTGCACGCGCAAAGCGATAAGGTCGTCCGTCGCTTTGTCGTAcaccttgaccttgacgaAGGCGGCGCCCGAGCGCgggttgggtggtggtTGCGCGGGGGTGGCTGGCATCGATTGCGATACTGGGTGGTGGTTGGGGAACGACGGGCCTGTCGCCGTGCTTGGCGAGTTCGTCCACTGCCCCGCGTGCGGCATGTGCACCTGCTGGCCTGACATCTGGCGTCCGTGGCCCTGCGAGATTGCGAGGTCACGGCTCGCGGTCCGCGTGTGTCCATGTCCGGAGTACGCGTGCCCATTGTTGTAGGCGGGAACAGGCGAGGGCTGTTGCGCCGTTGGAGGCAGCATCGCGGCCTGGTCGATGCTGCGATTGTTCGCGTgatgctgctgctgcgcccCACCGAGGTTCATGGCGCTCATGCGGTGGGCGAGGTTCTGCAGCTTCTCCAAGCCCTGCTCGCGCGAGATCTCCTCCGAGTAATCGCCAAACTTGGCTGCAAAGTACGAGCGGACCAGCTCGTGCCGCAGAATGTAGGCTgcgtccgcgccgcgcaagTCTAACAGCGCGCGCACGtacgcgtcgagctcgtcacgGCGGTATTCGGTtaactcgtcgtcgatcgcctcgtcgaccggGCCCGGCATGTAAGGCAGAATCCGTGGTGGGGGtgcgtcgccctcgtgtTCTGGACGCCCGGCCTCGGCAGGGAACGTGTCGAGCAACGCGATCTGGAAGTCGTAAAAGTCATCGTACGTGCGATATAGGATGAGCTTGGACGCAGGCGCCGACTCGTCATCTGGGACATGGACAGCATGGAGTCTGAACCAGTAGTTGCCCGACTCGTTGTGGAACGAGGGCACGCCGAGTTCTgtgagctcgccgagagGGAGCATTGGCTCGTTGTCCGTCGTCTGTGCTGATGGGTGGGGCTCGGTGCACGGAGGCCCTTGGGGTTGAGTGGTCATGCCTCGGGCAGCGCCTGCACCGAGGCCCGCCGCGCTGCCTGCCGACGAGCGGGTTCGCTGAGACGCCTGGGTCCGCTGAGACGCGCGGTTCGACGGTACGCCGCTTCCCCCAGCCTGTGAGTTGGCCTGCGTTTGGAAGGGCGAGTTTGTGACACGCTGGTCGGGCGgcacgtcgaggcggccgaggggAATCGCCGCTGCCTTGTACTCGGCAGTCGCTTTCTTCCACTCCTCGACCTGGGGAATGTTGGTCGGGAACGAGTCGAGTCTTAAGCCCGTAACTGGGTCGCGAATCTCGACAAACGTAACAGGAATCAGACCTGGACCGCCCAACCGGCCAATCGGCTTGGCGACGAACCTGCAGTGAGACACGACCGCATGCACCACTCACCATTCATGGTTGCTCTGTgcgatgacgacgatggGCTCTCCAGCCTTTGCTTGAAGTTCGTCTGGTCGCTCGGCATGGAAGTCGTATTGGACAATAGCATAGagtctggggtcagctgcGCACGGACACCCGGAGTCGTCCCACTCACGGCGACACGCGTTTGTTCCCTGGCGTGGTGGGTGCTGAAGTGGGTCCCATCATGGCGGTGGGCGAGTGCATAGGGTTGCTGCGAGGCAGAGAGTGTGAGTTGGAGAGAGATCGGGtactggggtcagcggcGACACACAACAGAACACGCGGCATGCGTGCTGGTAACGCACTGAtcgggcggcgaggccgtAGTAGGAGATGTGGGTTGACCTGCCTGGTACTGTCGTCCACCCTTTGCAAACTCCTCAAAGTCCTTCTTTGGGACTAGACCGCGCGATGATGTGATAGGGTCTGAGTTAGTTGGGATGAAGGGGATTGAGTGAACTTACTCAATGCCTCGTACCACTCGTCACGTTCGCCAATGACATACCAAAAGTCGCCTTTAGAATAACTTAGTTGCTGGGGGTTGGTGCTGCGGTGGCTAGCGAGGGCCTTGATAACCTTCTGGGGCGGTGCGACGCGCTCTGTTGGCCGTGAAAGAGGATTGGCAAACGGTGGGACAGGGCCATTGGGGCCGTTGGGACCGGGCGGTCGGAACCCCGAGCTTGGACCTGTCTGCCCGTGCGAGTTGGAATGCGAGTGGCCGTTACCATGACCTTGTGAACGGCGGAACGACTTCATGTCCACGCGCGCGGGATACGCGCAGGCCTTGTTGATGACGCGGGTGCGTGGGTGTGTGCGGGTTGCGCGTGGCTGAACAAGGAACCGAAACTGGGCGCGACTACGGGGTTCTTGCGCGGGGGCTTGCGAGGTTTAAAGTGAGTGAAGTAGGGGATGGAGGTTGTAGGCGCGTCAGGAGGTTGGAGAAGGAAGGGATGTTGAAAGTGAAATGGGCACGAGGTGGTGAGGGAGCGCGTGGCGATGGACAGGGGAGATGCTGTTGGATGAAACGGAaagggtgaggaggggaggatgTGGGAGGGGCTAGGAGCCAGAGTTGGTTCGTTAGTGGCGAATGGGGTTGAGGGGTTTGTGAAAGGAAAGGGTTGGCGATGAAAAGTGTTGAATGTTGTTGTAGAGTGGGATGGATGTAGCTGTCTTGATGAGAATGAGGACGAAGAAGGGAGACAACAAGAGAAGACAAGAAACACGATCTAAGGGAAGCGTGGGTTAACACGGACAGCGAGGGCCCAGGCTGCGAGCTTCCAGGGTGAGAGCAGCGAAAAAGAGTCTGGTAAACGAGGGATTGGGGGGGGTTGCACAAAGTCCGAAATCCCTTATTACTTATTACCTATTACCATAATGCAACCGTATTCTCTCACACGACCTCAAAAGCGGCTGATTGCAACAGGCCAACAGATGCATGATCACTCCATCCTTTGTAACTCCTGCACCCCGGCGATGGGTGGGGGTACGACATATTCCGGGTCTTGGGTAGACACTAGATACACATCGACACGCGTGCGGTATGCATATGCATGACATTGAGATAAGCGACCTGTTTGCGTGGCATGGGGAGCCCCTAGCCCTGGAAAGTTTATTGCACTCATTCAATTTCAGCACGCGTTCAGGCGTTGGTCTTCAGGTTAGCGTCCCGTCGTGAATGATGTCGAGGTCTGACATAGGTGTGTGCCGGGGCGGAGGTGGTGAGCGACATGGTGATATGGCgatcgtcctcgtcgtagGGGCTGCCAGCTGCCAGATGACGAGTACGCGATTGCTGGCGGCATCACACCATCGCCGCCAGGCGAATGAGCAAGTCCCAAGCAACGCGCCCGCACCCCTTCTCCATCCCCGGTCGTAAATCAAGCATTGCATCCGTGCAGCTGAGTATTCTGTTATTCAATTAACCTGGATGCATTGTAGCAGCCGCGATCGAACGCACACACGATCGCATCATCAGCGGCCCCGCACCACGACGCATTGGACCCATTTTAAACTACCTGGATGCGTTTACGTATTCGCGTGGCATTGTTTGAGCTTTGAGATAACAGCAAGGGGAAGACACAAACAACCCCTGGATGACAACATGCCGCGCTTCATGCGCTTCATCTAAACTCTTGAGCTAGTTTAGTGACACATGGCTCAGTAACGTGTAAGCAGCCACGCGGTCACGCGGGTAGTCCGGGGTCTGGGCGGCTAATCCCGAGTGGCGAGTGACGAGGggagagtggagagtggtgagtggaggtggttgaCGCAAGTACGCTCAAAGCTATAGGGAAACGGCAGGCCGCCACGAGGGTTTACATGACAGTTGAAGGAGGCGGGAGGCACACTTGGAACTTGGCGTCACTTTGGCGCCTCCTTCTGTGCATACCACGAATATGATGTACGACGTCacgcttcttctcgtctTCGGTTGCATGTGGCTTGGCGACTCTGTAGACTGGGTTCGGCCGACTATTTAGCTATTTACCAATTGCTACCAAGCTACACTCTGGAACAGGTGACTGGCCTCCAGTCCACAACCAACCATCGCCACTAGCGCTCAGGGAATGGCGCCGAGTCGGAGTCCGAGTCCAGACTGGCCAGACCGCAGTCCCGTCTCGGACTTGACTCGGGCCTGGGCTATAGCATGGGCTAGACATGTGAACCTTCCAACCTTTCAACCCTTCGGTGCCCGGTGGAGCCGGCCAGCCTGGACTACATTGACTGGACGGGGCTTGCCCACCATCCCAGTATGGGACCCATGGGTTGCCATTCCTCATTCCAGCACCTATCCCCCTGGCCCATGAGAGACGTCTCCCATGACCCAATTCTCCGGCTCCACTCTAGTCACCCTAGTGCCTAGAGTGGACTAGGAGATCCAAGAGACCCAAGAGATTCAAGAGATTCAAGAGATTCAAGAGATTCAAGAGATTCGAGAGATCCCAGAGATCAAAGAGACCAAAGAGATCCAAAGAACGTACATCTGCATATGACTAATACTTATGTCCAGTAGGCGGTGCCCAATAATGCTGCAGCATTCGCGTCGTAGTTTTCCCTGCGCGTATTAATACTTGTACAGCTATTGATCTACAGATCTGGAGAACGCACTAGTTGTTCCCCTGAGATAGGAACTGATGCATGATCTGGCCAAGTCAACCACCCCAAAGTGAACTGCCACCAATTCCAAGCCAAGACTCACCACCCAGCCCTACAATCACGCCACGAaagccaccacccacctGGAATCACCTGGAGAACCTGACTACTGACTGCGGGCTCTGCGCAGTCGGTAATGAAAACATGATGTTCATGTTCATGGGTAGTCAAGGTGAAGAAGGCAATCACAATCTTGACATTGAGTGTCAGAGCTTGAGCATGCGTCAAATTGCGACAGTGTTTTCGCCAGCCACCagatgatggatgatggatgatggatgaaACGAGGTtttcccccttcctcccgaCCGGCTCTGATCCGTGTTAAGGGTCGAGACCTCAAGATCTCAATACTTGCGTGTTGTGGTAGAATGGGTCCAGTTTTGGATGCTTTTGAATTGAGTGTGGCTGTGCAATGTTTGGTTAGAAAAGGGGAAAAACATTTCAAGAGTGGGGTCACATAGTCTAAATTTGTCTGGACATTCAAGGCATTTGGGGTATTTGGGCATTGAGTAAAAATCAAGCTTCAAACTCACCTGTAAACAGTAAGGAGGTTTTAGGAATAATAGGGACTTAAGGGATCGCCCAAACACGTCTCCATCTCATTACTTCTTGCCGCTTTGAATCCCGCAGGCCCGCAGTGCGGCTATAGTCATTCCTCCTCTTTTAAACTCCCTTTGCTCTCATGCACTACAGCATTACGCGTATTACCGCACTACCGCATTACGGCAGCTGCAGTCACAGGGCCGCCATCATCACCCCGCCCAACAACCAACCCTTAGTTGGTGCAAGGGCAGAATATTCAGTTCCATTCCGACTTTGCCCATTTTACAGTCTACACTACTAAGCTATACGCTTTAGTCGGCGTGTTACGCCCTCattgtcctcctccgcatTTTGATCGTGTCTTAatccttcctccttcctccttcctaTTTCCTATCTCAACTCCACACACATCACCAACACCACCCTCTaccgcctccgcctcgacccGATTGACGCGCCGCACGTCCCGGACAGCGACAAACACGGATTCGCGTCGCGCCACCAGCAGCCAGGAGCCGTGACTGTGCCACCCTTCCACATCTGGCAAGACTCGAGCGCCATCAAGCTACCCCTCACGCTAGTGGGGAAACCCTGTGACATAGTGACTTATTGACCTGTGGCCAGTGGTCCGATCAACATTGAACAACTGGGACACGGAACCTAGGCCC
Coding sequences within it:
- the BEM1 gene encoding uncharacterized protein (PhoX homologous domain, present in p47phox and p40phox), coding for MKSFRRSQGHGNGHSHSNSHGQTGPSSGFRPPGPNGPNGPVPPFANPLSRPTERVAPPQKVIKALASHRSTNPQQLSYSKGDFWYVIGERDEWYEALNPITSSRGLVPKKDFEEFAKGGRQYQAGQPTSPTTASPPDHTRSLSNSHSLPRSNPMHSPTAMMGPTSAPTTPGNKRVSPLYAIVQYDFHAERPDELQAKAGEPIVVIAQSNHEWFVAKPIGRLGGPGLIPVTFVEIRDPVTGLRLDSFPTNIPQVEEWKKATAEYKAAAIPLGRLDVPPDQRVTNSPFQTQANSQAGGSGVPSNRASQRTQASQRTRSSAGSAAGLGAGAARGMTTQPQGPPCTEPHPSAQTTDNEPMLPLGELTELGVPSFHNESGNYWFRLHAVHVPDDESAPASKLILYRTYDDFYDFQIALLDTFPAEAGRPEHEGDAPPPRILPYMPGPVDEAIDDELTEYRRDELDAYVRALLDLRGADAAYILRHELVRSYFAAKFGDYSEEISREQGLEKLQNLAHRMSAMNLGGAQQQHHANNRSIDQAAMLPPTAQQPSPVPAYNNGHAYSGHGHTRTASRDLAISQGHGRQMSGQQVHMPHAGQWTNSPSTATGPSFPNHHPVSQSMPATPAQPPPNPRSGAAFVKVKVYDKATDDLIALRVHPQVTYIELLEKVRARLGPDVNVLSYKVGGTSGSAAAGAQGPTQPIRDDLDMAEWMAVEDQRLLLYAEQ